The Acipenser ruthenus chromosome 38, fAciRut3.2 maternal haplotype, whole genome shotgun sequence genomic sequence AACTTTaccagaaaatgatacaaaatgaacCTGAACAAGAAAATTACATCTGATACTTCACAGTTCTCTCAGACACAGCCAGAGAGAGAACTCTGTCTTCATATCTCACAAGCTGATGCTCCGATGGTGTTTTAAGAAGGTGGGAGAATGACACCTGCCTCCCTGCCCTCTGTTATCCCGATCGACCTCCCTCTGACCCCTGCCTAGGTCATCGCTGTGCAGACTGGTAGCATCGCACTGAATCTCCCCGAGGTGCTCCACAGAATCAAATTTCTGCAGATCCGAAGCGATGGTCTGCAGACTGAGAACCGAGATATTATCAGCTGAATCTAGGGGGTGGGAGGGGCTTGTGACATCATAGTCAGCCCCTCCCACCCCAGCTCCTGGGATTGCAAGACAAGCCGCTTCTGACTCAGCCCCCACCGGCGAGCCCCGCCCCTCCCAGGATATTGGTTGGGGCAAGTCCCGTTTCTTTCTGTTGCCTCGACGACGGCGGGCGTGGATTTGTTCGCTGATTTGTTCCAGGTTCCTCAGAGCCAAAGAGTAGCGCAGTTTCACCTGGGATACTTTGCGCTCCAGCTCCAACACTTTAGACTTGTGTTCCTGTTTAAAAAGAGTACAGGAGATAACTTGTATATGGAAACATACAGAGAGGGTGCATAAGCTTTGGATCACCCACACGCGTAGCAGAGACATCCTCTGCCGCTGCTGCTTGTCACTCTGGAGAACACCAATCCATCGAAATCCAAGCAGccgtttcttcacttgtttcacttggaatggtaaattagcccagtcaCCACCAATGACCCTTATCTGagtgtcagcacctgatttctgttgAGAGCTCAAGATGAATAAATCGGttcatttgtttgcttttttttttattctttatttttttcacttttaaagcCATACAGTAGGCTACTATAGAAAAACCCAGTTTCCAAGCATTACAATATTAACAATATAACCGTAGGATAACTGGCTGAATTAAACTATATTGGGACAGTCGCTCTTACCTCCAGGATGTGGTTGAACTGTGCTTTGAGTTCAAAGTAGGGTTTGGACTTCACGATGACCCTCTTGAGTGATTTCTGCAGGTTCTGAACCCTGGCCTCCGCTTGCTGGCACAGCTGAGTCACTCTCTGGTGCTCCCTTTCACTGCGCAGCCTCTCCTCCTCAGCTtcattcacctgccaaagcaacACCCAGCACCCCAGAAACAGAGTCACTCCAAACACCACTCATCAGGGATTCAAACTTGCACTGCGCCCAAATGACtggagactaggggggtgaactatgcatcacaactgctgcagaatcacttacaataggacctcggttttacgtctcatccgaaggacggaacacgaggaggtgaagtgacttgaaccgggaacctcctggtatcaagcccttacagatactgtattattgaaatggccaggtgccaggagtttgaacaatcaggcccctgctCTTACCTGATCGCAATGCTCATCACAAGATGAATAGGTCatgagtctgtaggtttactaacaGGACCTGCTCAACTAGCTGTCAGGGATGAACAATTTAtgttaacatcaaactcctggaTCCTAATGGTTTAAAtaatttactttaataaaaagGTAGTTTTGAAACCCAGGACTGTGTTAGTGGgagtttcccccccccccctactaaaTATTTCAGTTTCCAGAAAGTCATTTCTGATGAAGACAACCTTGTACCtccagttaaacatggaggtggttcgatcgtgatatggggggggggggttagcagttcagggactggagacactGATGTGATTGAAGACTGAATGAATGCAGCcttgtatcaaaacattctatacagtacaatgataccatctgctcgtaggATGATTGGCAGTGTaccttccaacacgacaacgacccaaagcataagtcaactctggaattcttgaagaaaacaaaaagatacAAATTCTGGAAAGGTCTTtgtaatcaccagatctcaatccaatgcAACTGCTTTGCCCTGATTTGAAAAACACCTGCAGCCAAGCACTGCGTaaccaatctgtctgagctgaaggaaatatgcatgacagaatgggcccagatttcaccaacaagatgcaaCATCCTGGTTAAAAAGGAGGACATATGAAATACAAAAGTAGATGTGCCAACACTTTTGTCATGAACGAATACTTTAGATGAAATAAGTTAGTTTTTTtgataaagattgtttgttaaattactagaaattgcgtattttgcttttttgttttattaaaaagtgattaAAGTTTACcgaatgcttgtccttaatctgtttcCTTGAAGTACggtataataagcatagggtgccaataGTCTTGTCTACGACTGTATATAAAGAATGGATGTGCAATGTGTGGAACTGTTTtgctagctacaattactttaaaaactgcacatttgagacctatgtagctaaggGAAATGCCAAATGGGTACGATGTAGGACATTATTTTGTTAACTGAAATTACTTTAAGGAAAAACAGCACCATGCCCATCAATAAGGAGGACAGCTGGTATTTCTCGTTCTTCAGACACAGCAGGGCGTTGTTTAATTAGACACTTATCAAATACTTAACGTGCTTGTCTGTAAATAGCAAGGTTTGAGTGCGCGACAGTGAAGCTGCTTGTCTTTCAGGATCTCTGCGCGATGCTGTGAAATAAAGAGCACCTGCCAGGGAGAGGAGGCGAGACACCGGCAGAGCATTCAGCTTAGCAGGCAGGAGAGAGATCAGAGAACGGAATGGTGCATCACGGATAATTTGGTGCCACTTAAGAAATTCTGCAGAGTTTATGGATCTTTAGAATACAGCTGATCTTTAGCGccatttggtgaactacagtgagctaGGTTGTGCTTTTTGGTCCAGAATACAAACGGCACATGCATCTATTAcgatacaaaatataatttaaagaaATTATCACGATTCTACAATGAATCATTACACCCCTATTAAACATGTAGAATGGGTGATTTATTCAGAAAACATACCATTTCCCATATGCTGTATATAACAATAAATAGTTTCTATGACACGTGCTCACTGCTTATACAAagtatattttcatatttaataCGCAAATCCTCAATGAAGTTTTCATATCCCAAATTAAGAAGGTTAGTtattatattaaacacatttcgATCATTCCTAGATGGCACATATTATTGTATCACAGCGAGATAGGAAACACAGGGAACCACTAAGCTGATATATAGTCTGTAATGCCAGcctgccccctctccctccctgcccCAGTCAATGCACAGGGCAGGCCGTTACCTTGGAGGTGGCGTGGTTCAGCATCTCTTGCCAGGTGGGGTCCAGTCGATTGCTGTCCGCCATTAACCCTTGCTCTGCCACGTACACCATCTCCCGCGCGGCGTTGTGCATGCTGACGGCTCGCTCGTAGCTCAGAGCTGCTTTCTGCGTCTCCTGCTGGGCCTGGCGCAGGCAAAACACAGGGAAACAAGCAAGGCGTCAAATTCCCAAGGAACAATGGTCACCATAATGTTCTCCGGTACCCTTTATGAAACGTGGGTCTTTGGTATACAATCTGGAGGACGTTTGGGTCCATTTCCAAGGCTGTTGGATTGGAGGCGCCATTTTGaatatgtatttatctttttacaaCAATTTAGTTTTGGTTCTACAGCTGATTTTACATGGCTTTGAGCTTGCCGGTAGAATCATAAATGCCAGAaatgaacagccttcctcattctaaTATAATCATGTGCAACTAtgtcagccccacctactctctctgtctctgtttatataaaatgagttgaaaggtcatataaTTTCATGATTTAAATAGTGCGCGGAAGGCTGTTAGTCCAGGACACTAAGATTCTCCAGGCAAGTTCAAACCAGGTCAAGGGAGACTTACAGAAAAAAATTATGATAACTCAACAATTCAGCAACAAAACCCAGCATCACTCAGAAGGATTGCAAATagagcgccttcgtgcaatcggcatgttggaggctggactagggcagtgtactgtggctcactgtcttgggtgctcacagccagctttttcaaacctggcgagacggtataaccagacacacagtgtgacaggccacgaactgggagacaaagagtcacaacacctgcccaagatcgacagatcattttgcagcatcttcgtgatgtcaattgttaatcagcacaataaaaagtaacTGCgtctgctctaaaacagagttaagtgatacatttcttttgaagcttagtgtatgtatatatatatatatatatatatatatatatatatatataattttagctaaaagagccagctgccctacaTATCTACATATatacctaaaaataaaaacaactatatTTGAAGCaacagtgttgtattgtgagcCAAAGTGTAAGGGTTTCCTTTCtctatataatgtgtgtatgtgttgtattGGGATGTGAGTGTTGTATTCCAGAGTTATAGACTGACCTCTTTAGCGAGTCTCCTGGCCTCATAGTAAGGTCTTGCCTTCTCTATACAAGCCCCTAGCTGGGATCCTTGAGCATTGAGTTTGCGTGCCGAGTCTGTAAGGATCTTCCTATAAGCAGAACGAGCTTCCTgtgaaaaaagatttaaaaagcactgaaaaatacaggACTTGGgagcaacacattttttttttcatttaaaatctccCAAGAAAGTTTACTTGTGTTAATGTCTTAAATAGTTTCATCAGCACCAATTTGTGACCAAACACACATCAGGGGTCACAAACCAACTGgagaatacatttctcaacactCACTCGAGAGTGTTcgccagcagagagagagagagagagagagagagagagagagagagagagagagagagagagagagagagagagagagagagagagagagagagagagagagagagagagagagagagagagagagagagagagagagagagagagagagagagagagagagagagagagagagagaacttctattctaaggatcgcagtgtatccagatcacgcacccttcctgcaacaatgctgattTTCTGTTCCCGCATTTTGCCGCTCATTTCCAGCAgaacaccagcattgttgcagaagggagcatgatctggatacactgcgatatTTAGAAGATGTATCTTTCTTCTggcaaacataaaacaaatattttttgatacCTATAAAACCTGTAGGAGCCTGGACCTCGTGCAATGGATTTGTGCATCCATAGTCTAAAGCAgtttcagagatggaaataagactcctgttgcattccCGGTTGTATTCCTGGCTTGATTAGCAGtgacaagctcaagtgtgtctcattcaactcacagtaaaaccggcactggatcaaactgctatgcaatgggagttttattaatataaaaaaaaatcatgcgaagtgtattttattgaaaaaaaaaaaaaacagtcttccAAATAACATGCCATTGAATTGGACCTGATGTCTCATACTCACATCGAGTTGCAGTTCAAGATTGTTGATTTCTTCACTGGCCTGATTCAAGTGCTCCAGCTCCAGCTAAGAAACAGAGGGAGACAGAGGCTTTCAGGTTTCTGAACAGCACCTCACCTGCTACTGCAAGTCACGTTTCCTTCAAAACTGGACTTTGGAGACCTAGATAGTGCATGGAAGTGCTCAGCAGAGCTGaggtcaattacaattgtaattgtgtaattgtgtAATGAATTGCAATTACatagtaattgtaattgaaccttGCGTAATTGTGTTTGTAATTCCCAAATGATTGCTCAATTACAGTTCGATTCCACACCTTTCCAAGCTTAATCTTTCATggttccatgttgtgttttttatgcTGAGCAAACATTCtccttgtattttcaaccacttttagtgaccccgtttgtttgaaaaaaaaaacattctatagtgtgtttgtgtatttgtacctgCGATTCCTGCTCAGTAGAATGAACAGAGTAAGCATGTTCATGTGTGGAGCTAATTATATTACTTTGTAGTGCAATTGTAATTATTGCAGCATAACTGTAAATGTAACTGAACATAATAGCACTGTAATTGTGATTATAATAGAGGTCTGGTGCTCAGCAGGTATGATTTATGAAAGTCCTTTGACAGCTACAAGCACCTTGGGATGCTATACaacttcagttccagttgcctgccatcAAATATGTAAGCAAGGCTAGATGAGCCAAAGCATTATTACAGAAAGAAGAGACAGCGCCACCTAGTACACAACTGTGTACTGCTAGATCTGTAAAAGTCTCAAGATAGAAGGGTCATCTTTTCACTagacccctttatccaaggcaacttaagggtgttacagggcagcacagggttacaatgcaaaagcaatacttaaatacagtatagtttacagtgtGCACAAATTTGGCAGGCAGCacagacctaaaaaaaaaaaaaaacacacagcatttGTATACACCAAACAGTACACCTCTCGTTAAGCAGGAAGCCTCAGGGTTCACCCTAAACACTACATTTTCATTCTCCGCCAGCAATCAAGTTTTTACAATTTTAATCAATTTAACCATCTGATTAACAACAATACAATGGTtagatgacattttaaaatgtacaaaatacaaaCGAACATGCATATCTAATGAAGGCACAGGTATTGAGTTATATTAGGACATGACTAGCTCAAAGGAAATCTGGTGAGTTCCAACAGTTTAtgaatagtttattattattattattatttatttcttagcagacgcccttatccagggcgacttacaattgttacaagatatcacattatacattatttcacattatacagatatcacattatttttacatacaattacccatttatacagttgggtttttactggagcaatctaggtaaagtaccttgctcaagggtacaacagcagtgtcctccactggggattgaacccacaaccctccggtcaagagtccagagccctaaccactactccacactgctgccctagttttTGGTATACTTTGATGCTCTCAGCCTCTAACATTGAGGGACTTGGCAACAGACTCAATGGTCCCAGAACAGAGACACTGCTTCTCCTTATACACCACGCTATTTCTCTTATAAACAACAGAGCAGTCTTTAAATCAAAAACCGTTACAAAGCTTTAACCAAGCAAGGCTTTGAGAATTTAAATACCAACCAAACTACGAACAAGCTGAGGGAAAACTGATGGTGGTTTGTATGGAGTTTTGAATGAAATGTTAAGCGTTCAAATCCCATGTTCTTACTTCTCAGCAATTATAGTCTCTGTCCCAGCATCTAATCAAGGTTTCAAATCCCTTTTCTTACCTATTATTATTAGCAACAAGATCGACGCTTCCCCTCCCTTAAAGCAGTGCTAGCCACAACTTTTAAACCCATTTCCAAAATTAGCAAACAAAACtttttattagcactagcaacatgATCATCAGGTCGATGCCTCCCTTAAGGAGTGCCAGCCACGACTTCAATACTTTCTGATTGTTCAAGTAGAAAGAATACAGTGTCCAACGACGTCATGGTGTTCGCTTACTTTTTAGTCTTCCACAGGTAAGCCTTTTACAGCGCACACAAGTGcattcaattaaaccatttttggCAGTTAGCTAGTTTGCATTCCAAAGCGACTGGCTGTGCGTTCAGTTGTAGGGGCATTCATCCTTCACAAACCTGCTAGCCCCTACAC encodes the following:
- the LOC117433969 gene encoding SH3 domain-binding protein 5-like isoform X1 gives rise to the protein MKRLFGPEMEPGSLRESPAGSGGPDGQEWREENHSDSSEPLEIEKEGKREGEGDGENTEAGERDADGPEGEQRADEEEIDEQEELDPRIQLELEHLNQASEEINNLELQLDEARSAYRKILTDSARKLNAQGSQLGACIEKARPYYEARRLAKEAQQETQKAALSYERAVSMHNAAREMVYVAEQGLMADSNRLDPTWQEMLNHATSKVNEAEEERLRSEREHQRVTQLCQQAEARVQNLQKSLKRVIVKSKPYFELKAQFNHILEEHKSKVLELERKVSQVKLRYSLALRNLEQISEQIHARRRRGNRKKRDLPQPISWEGRGSPVGAESEAACLAIPGAGVGGADYDVTSPSHPLDSADNISVLSLQTIASDLQKFDSVEHLGEIQCDATSLHSDDLGRGQREVDRDNRGQGGRCHSPTFLKHHRSISL
- the LOC117433969 gene encoding SH3 domain-binding protein 5-like isoform X2; its protein translation is MPEMEPGSLRESPAGSGGPDGQEWREENHSDSSEPLEIEKEGKREGEGDGENTEAGERDADGPEGEQRADEEEIDEQEELDPRIQLELEHLNQASEEINNLELQLDEARSAYRKILTDSARKLNAQGSQLGACIEKARPYYEARRLAKEAQQETQKAALSYERAVSMHNAAREMVYVAEQGLMADSNRLDPTWQEMLNHATSKVNEAEEERLRSEREHQRVTQLCQQAEARVQNLQKSLKRVIVKSKPYFELKAQFNHILEEHKSKVLELERKVSQVKLRYSLALRNLEQISEQIHARRRRGNRKKRDLPQPISWEGRGSPVGAESEAACLAIPGAGVGGADYDVTSPSHPLDSADNISVLSLQTIASDLQKFDSVEHLGEIQCDATSLHSDDLGRGQREVDRDNRGQGGRCHSPTFLKHHRSISL
- the LOC117433969 gene encoding SH3 domain-binding protein 5-like isoform X3, with translation MEPGSLRESPAGSGGPDGQEWREENHSDSSEPLEIEKEGKREGEGDGENTEAGERDADGPEGEQRADEEEIDEQEELDPRIQLELEHLNQASEEINNLELQLDEARSAYRKILTDSARKLNAQGSQLGACIEKARPYYEARRLAKEAQQETQKAALSYERAVSMHNAAREMVYVAEQGLMADSNRLDPTWQEMLNHATSKVNEAEEERLRSEREHQRVTQLCQQAEARVQNLQKSLKRVIVKSKPYFELKAQFNHILEEHKSKVLELERKVSQVKLRYSLALRNLEQISEQIHARRRRGNRKKRDLPQPISWEGRGSPVGAESEAACLAIPGAGVGGADYDVTSPSHPLDSADNISVLSLQTIASDLQKFDSVEHLGEIQCDATSLHSDDLGRGQREVDRDNRGQGGRCHSPTFLKHHRSISL